In the bacterium genome, one interval contains:
- a CDS encoding type II secretion system protein: MSKRGCVTWEAGKQKGFTLVELVAVLAILGILVGLALPRYLGNRRQAYRAEAQALLEEVKGLEFSYFMDHGNCFTSNVVGLGFVMPGGSHWSFPTATSNGNGALCSGTGQGQGQGNLGFVTLTTSGALSPMSTADQVSVTLLGDGSVTAGANF; encoded by the coding sequence ATGTCGAAGCGCGGTTGCGTCACCTGGGAAGCCGGTAAGCAAAAAGGCTTTACCCTCGTCGAGCTCGTGGCTGTCCTGGCCATTCTCGGGATTCTCGTTGGGCTGGCCCTGCCCCGTTATTTGGGCAATCGCCGGCAGGCGTACCGCGCCGAGGCACAGGCCCTCCTTGAGGAAGTGAAGGGGCTCGAATTCTCCTACTTCATGGACCATGGCAATTGCTTTACTTCGAACGTTGTAGGACTGGGGTTTGTGATGCCGGGAGGCTCTCACTGGAGCTTCCCCACGGCTACATCAAATGGTAATGGCGCTCTGTGCTCGGGGACCGGCCAAGGGCAGGGGCAGGGCAATCTCGGGTTTGTGACACTCACGACGAGCGGGGCCCTCTCGCCTATGAGCACTGCCGATCAGGTGTCTGTGACGCTACTGGGAGACGGGAGTGTGACGGCCGGCGCGAACTTTTAG
- a CDS encoding SRPBCC family protein, which translates to MVKYTFITVWRIEAPIEDVWEAIYHSEHWPTWWGSVRRVVEVAPGDDQGVGSVRRYFWRSRLPYDLIFEVTVARIQRPVALEGISAGELAGRGTWDLSQDGAVTTVRNTWEVETTKRWMNVLAPFARPIFGWNHAYSMRQGGEGLARLLRARLVEITHA; encoded by the coding sequence GTGGTCAAGTACACGTTCATCACGGTGTGGCGGATCGAGGCGCCGATCGAGGACGTTTGGGAAGCGATCTACCACTCAGAGCATTGGCCGACGTGGTGGGGGAGCGTCCGTCGCGTCGTCGAGGTCGCGCCGGGGGATGATCAGGGCGTCGGCAGTGTCCGCCGGTACTTCTGGAGAAGCCGGTTGCCCTATGACTTGATCTTTGAGGTCACGGTGGCCCGGATCCAACGGCCCGTCGCGCTGGAAGGCATTTCCGCAGGCGAACTCGCCGGACGAGGCACCTGGGACCTCTCCCAGGATGGCGCCGTGACCACCGTCCGGAATACCTGGGAAGTCGAGACGACCAAACGCTGGATGAACGTGCTGGCCCCATTTGCGCGTCCCATCTTCGGCTGGAACCACGCGTACTCGATGCGCCAGGGCGGTGAGGGACTCGCCAGGCTGCTCCGCGCCCGCCTCGTTGAGATCACGCATGCCTGA